One Corvus moneduloides isolate bCorMon1 chromosome 21, bCorMon1.pri, whole genome shotgun sequence DNA window includes the following coding sequences:
- the POLE3 gene encoding DNA polymerase epsilon subunit 3, producing the protein MAERPEDLNLPNAVITRIIKEALPDGVNISKEARSAISRAASVFVLYATSCANNFAMKGKRKTLNAGDVLSAMEEMEFQRFVAPLKESLEVYRREQKGKKEARKDKDKKADSEEQDKSREEDNDDDDERMEEEEQNDEEEVDN; encoded by the exons ATGGCGGAGAGACCGGAGGACCTGAACCTGCCCAACGCCGTCATCACCCGCATCATCAAGGAGGCG CTTCCTGATGGAGTCAATATTTCCAAAGAAGCCCGGAGTGCGATCTCCCGAGCGGCGAGTGTGTTTGTGCTGTATGCAACATCATG TGCAAATAACTTTGCCatgaaggggaagaggaaaaccCTGAATGCCGGGGATGTGCTCTCTGCCATGGAGGAGATGGAGTTCCAGAGATTCGTGGCCCCTCTGAAGGAGTCCCTGGAAG tTTACAGGCgtgaacagaaaggaaagaaagaggccAGGAAAGATAAAGACAAGAAGGCAGACTCGGAGGAGCAAGATAAGAGCCGAGAGGAGGACAATGATGACGATGACGAaaggatggaggaggaagaacaaaacGATGAGGAAGAGGTGGACAACTGA